Genomic segment of Pseudomonadota bacterium:
TAATAAAAAATATTAATTTCAACTGGACATACCTGCCCTATGCTGTTCTTATTGCAGTGGTTCTGACTGCAGCTATATCTTTATCTCCTACTTACTGTGAATGGCTATGCCCCTATAAGACTGTGACTGAATTTGTAGAGGTCACTTCTTTCAAGATTCTAATGCAGACGATTATTTTTGTATCCCTTTTTATCGGCCTGGTAATTGTCTTGCCTATTCTTACCAGACGTAGGATACAGTGTGGACTGTTCTGCCCTTTTGGGGCATTTCAATCCTTCACAAACAGGATAAATGTTTTCGAAGTGAGGATTGACAAAGAGAAATGTGTAAAGTGCAAATGCTGTATTCAGGTCTGCCCGACATTTTCTCTTAATGAAGAAAGCATAGAGAAAGGAAGGACCCGTATTTCTTGTACTAAATGCGGTAAGTGCATTGATTCGTGTTTAAAAAAGGCGATCTTTTTTCATTTAAAAGGAACCCCTCTATCAGGTAACCAGCCCATATACAGGATGCTTTTTCTTTATCCTGCCTTTCTTTTTCTCGCCACAATAGCAGGTGGTACCATTCAGGACGGAATAGTGAAGATAATAAGGCTTATAACTACTGGTAGCATGTTTATACATTGAAGGAGAAGAAGCGAATGAACAAATTAAAGTCGATACTGGGATATACATGGGCTTTCATCGCTTTTTTTATCGTTCTGGCGACGTTCTTCGGAAACGAGCGTTTTAGTAAAGTGCTTGCTTCAGTTACCGGGATGAAGGTATCTCCATGGTACACTGGCGGCGAGGTTATAAGCGTTATAGACCATGGTACCTACAGGACCCTGATTCATCGCCCTGTTTTTGATGCCTTGATAGGCGAAAAAAGGGAAGGGTTTATTCAGATAAACTGGG
This window contains:
- a CDS encoding 4Fe-4S binding protein; translation: MNQDKIETDTIIPQVSLIKTLLLILPMMFLTFAILTQGKLPSDPKSLFAIVITYLFINATFFMLLYTGKTDRFRAIFFITYAVLFVVSFITHLIEIRGSMAISQANMLQGETPFCHIVIPMTLIPLVFTRTIIFPGTIIGSFASIASMFVLWIGVTLALGRGFCSWGCFFGGLDDGFSRILKRPVIKNINFNWTYLPYAVLIAVVLTAAISLSPTYCEWLCPYKTVTEFVEVTSFKILMQTIIFVSLFIGLVIVLPILTRRRIQCGLFCPFGAFQSFTNRINVFEVRIDKEKCVKCKCCIQVCPTFSLNEESIEKGRTRISCTKCGKCIDSCLKKAIFFHLKGTPLSGNQPIYRMLFLYPAFLFLATIAGGTIQDGIVKIIRLITTGSMFIH